The following nucleotide sequence is from Mesorhizobium sp. J8.
CAGCTCATCGCGATCCTGCGGCACATGGCCCGCATAGTCGTCGATCAGCGCCTTCGACAGCGCGATCACGTTCTTGGCCTTGTTGCGCCACAGGCCGATGGTGCGGATATAGTCGCCGACCCTGGCCTCGCCCAGTGCCAGCATCTTGGCTGGCGTGTCCGCCGCGGAAAACAGCGCCTTCGTCGCCTTGTTAACGCCCGCGTCGGTTGCTTGCGCCGACAGCACCACCGCGACCAACAGGGTGAAGGCGTTGACATAGTCGAGCTCGCCTTTCGGCTCCGGTCGCTGCACGGAAAAGCGCCGGAAGATCTCATGCACCTCGGCAGGGCTGTAGAGCGACCGGAAAGCGGCTTTTCGCGGCCGTGCGCCAGGCCTCCGGCCGCTACCGGCAGGAGCGGGTCGAGGTTTTTTGACAGCCACGGATTTTTTCGACTTGGGAGGCGCCATTTCCTTCCTATAATATCCCCTCATGAGCGACACAAACGCCTCGTTCCGGGCCGACGAGCCATTTTTCCAGGCCTTGCTGACGCCGCACCGCTCGCTCGGCCGCACCGGTTTCCTGATCCTGATGGGAGCGCTTCTGTTCGGCTGGGCGGTCACCGGCGCGTTCTTCCTGGCGCATGGCGCCTGGCCGGTGTTCGGCTTTTTCGGCCTCGATGTGATCGCCGTCTACATCGCCTTCCGCGCCAATTACCGCGCCGCGCGCGCCCGCGAGGAAATCTCGGTATCGCGCACCAGCCTCGATATCCGCAAGACCGCACCGTCGGGCCGCTCGGAAGCGCATCATTTCAACCCGTTCTGGACACGGTTCTCGATCGCCCGTCACAGCGAAATCGGGATCACCAAGATGGCGGTGGAAGCGCAGGGCAGGAGCGTGGCGATCGGCGGCTTCCTCAACCCCGACGACCGCGAAAGCTTCGCCACCGCCTTTTCACGCGCGCTGGCGACCGCCAAGACGCGCTGAGCCCAAGCAAATCAGAACCGGTACCGCAGCAGCCTGCCGACCTTGCGCATGGCGGGGATGAGCTTCCAGAGGCCGATGAACAAGCGCGCGGACCAGCCCAGACGCGCTGCTTGCTCCGGCTTGTAAGCCGCAATCTCGCCGATGAAGCGAAGTTTCGGAACAGCCCGCTCCAGCTCGCGCGGATCCTCGATCGCCCAATGGACTTCGGAGCCCGTTGCCTTGATGGCCGGATTAAGGCGCATCAGCTTCAGCCCGAAACGGCTGTAGGCATCGAACATCAACTCGCCGCCGGCCAGATGCGAGACGAGCCGCGCGAATAGACGCGGGCCCTCGTCGGCGGCGAGATAGGGCGTCAGCCCCTCGGCCACGACCATTGCCGGGCGATTGCGCGGCACCTCGGCCAGCCATCCCGGCTCGGTCACCGACGAAGCGATCAGATGGTAATAACGGTCCCTGGACGGATAGAGCCTGCGCCTGAGCTCGACGACGTCGGGATAGTCGACATCGAACCAATCCACGCCCGGTCGCGGGTCGATCCGGAAAATGCGCGTGTCGAGCCCGCATCCGAGATGCAGCACGATCGCGTCCGGATATCGCGCGAGGAAATCGGCGACGCACACGTCCAGTGTCCTCGCCCGGATCGCGAATCCCAACCCGAGATTGCCGTCGACCTTGAGCCTCGCGAAATCATAGTCGATCTTGCGCACGGCCTCGTCGGCGAAGCGATCCTGGAGCAGGGAATTGGGCAGCCGGCTCTCCAGCGCCTTGCCGTAGAGCGTCATCAGCAACGTTTCCTTCGCCCCGGTCAGATCGACCTTTTCGCCGGCCATGATTGTCCTCTTCGGTCCGAAGCTCACTCTATCTGGGTGCGTACGGAGGGAAGGCAAGTTTCGGGTGGTTGCAAAGCTCTGGAAGACCGATATTCCCGGCCAAGGAGATATTGCCATGAACGCTCAGATGACCATGAATACGCTGATGAAACCGACCGCGATCCTTGAGAACGACATCACGCCGCAAGGCAGCGACTATGACGTGGTGCGCCGCGCCATCGAGAAGATCAGCCTCGACTATCGCGACCAGCCCTCGCTGGAAGCGCTGGCCGAGGAAGTCGGCGAGACGCCGACCGGCCTGCAGAAGCTGTTCACGCGCTGGGCCGGCCTGTCGCCGAAAGCCTTCCTGCAGGCGGTGACGCTCGACCATGCGCGCAGGCTGCTCGATTCCGGCATGCCGCTCCTGGAGACCTCGTTCGAGCTCGGCATGTCCGGCCCCGGGCGGCTGCACGACCTCTTCGTCACCCATGAGGCGATGTCGCCCGGCGACTACAAGACCCGCGGCGCGGGCCTCACCATCCGCTATGGCTATCACATCTCGCCGTTCGGCATTGCGCTGATCATGGTCACCGACCGCGGTCTCGCGGGCCTCGCCTTCTGTGACGCCGGCGGCGAACGGGCCGCCTTCGCCGACATGTCCGGCCGTTGGCCGAACGCGACCTATGTCGAGGACATGTCGGCCACCCAGGCCTATGCCGCGCGGGTCTTCGATCCGACGAAATGGCGCGCCGACCAGCCGCTGCGCGTGGTGATGATCGGCACCGATTTCCAGCTTCGCGTCTGGGAAGCCTTGCTGCGTATCCCGATGGGCCGCGCCTGCACCTATTCCTCGATCGCGGCAAGCATCGGCGCGCCCAACGCAAGCCGGGCCGTCGGCGCGGCGGTAGGCGCCAACCCGATGTCCTTCGTGGTGCCCTGCCATCGCGCTCTCGGCAAATCCGGCGCGCTCACCGGCTACCACTGGGGGCTGACGCGCAAGCGCGCCATCCTCGGCTGGGAAGCGGGGCAAGTGGCGTCGTGAAATCGACGGCCAAGGCCCTGTGGAAATCTTCCTAGCACTTTGATTTCGCGCATGATCCTTCTGAAAATCGGTTCCGATTTTCAGGGGCATGCGTTAGCCTCCCGCGCAACCAACGGGAGGCAGTTTTTTGATTATCGTTGTCGGCTCGATCAACCTCGACCTCATCGCCAATGTCGACCGCTTGCCGGAACCCGGCGAGACGGTGCGCGGCTCCGGCTTCGCCACCGCGCCCGGCGGCAAGGGCGCCAACCAGGCGCTGGCCGCGGCGCGCGCGGGAGCCCAGGTACGTATGGTGGGCGCGGTCGGCAAGGATAGCTTTGCCGCCGAGGCGCTGGCCCTTCTCAAGGCCGGCAACGTCGATCTGTCCGGTGTCGGCCAGAGCTTCGCCTCCACCGGCACCGCGTTGATCCTGGTCGGCACCGACGGCGAAAACGTCATCGCCGTGGTTCCGGGCGCCAATGATTCGGTGGTACCGGGCGATGTCGCCAAGGCTTTCCTCAAGAAAGGCGATGTCGTGCTTTTGCAGCATGAGATCCCGCTGCAGACGGTCGAAGCCGCGCTCGACGCGGCGCGCGCGGCCGGCGCCGTCAGCGTGCTCAACACCGCCCCCTTCCGTCGCGAGGCCGCAGGCTTCCTCGGCAAGGCCGATTATGCGGTCGCCAACGAAACCGAGTTCGATCTCTATGGCGAGGCGCTGGCGCTTTCCGGGCGCGACCGCCCTGCCCGCATGCGCGACTATGCCCAAAAGACCGGCCGCGCCATCGTCGTCACGCTGGGCGGGGACGGCGTGCTGGCGGCCACGCCCGAGGATTTCCTCACCGTCCCGGCGCTGAAGATCACACCGGTCGACACGGTCGGCGCCGGCGACACCTTCTGCGGCTATTTCGGCGCCGGCCTGTCGTCCGGCCTTTCGCTTGAGCAAGCGCTCGCCCGCGCCGCCGTGGCCGGCTCGCTCGCCTGCCTGAAGCCCGGTGCGCAGCCGGCAATCCCGCTGGGCAAGGACGTCGACACGGCTTTGGCGGGCGGCCGTTAAGCAATGCGCCCCGCCACAAAACATGCCGTGCCGCCGGCCGGCGACATCTGCCGCCTCTCCGCCGTCGAGCTCGCCGATGGCATCAGGCAGCGCCAGTTTTCGGTTCGCGAGGTGGTCGGCGCGTTCCTCGAACGCATCGAAGCCGTGAATCCGCGGGTCAACGCCATCGTATCGCTGCGCGAACGCGCCAACGTGCTGGCCGAGGCCGACGCGGCGGACGCCCATCTGGCCCGCGGCGGCGAGGCCGGATCGCTGTTCGGCCTGCCGATCGCCATCAAGGACCTGGCCCTGACCAAGGGGCTCAGAACCACCTTCGGCTCGCCGATCTTTGCCGATTTTATTCCCGACACGGACGACTTCTTCGTCGAGCGCATCCGCAAGGCCGGCGCCATCATCATCGGCAAGACCAATGTTCCGGAATTCGGGCTGGGCTCCAACACCTACAATCCGGTCTTCGGGCCGACGCTCAACGCCTTCGACCCGGCGCTCACCGCCGGCGGATCGAGTGGCGGCGCGGCCGTGGCGCTGGCGCTCGACATGCTGCCGGTCGCCGACGGCAGCGACTTCGGCGGCTCGCTGCGCAATCCGGCCGGCTACAACAATGTCTACGGCTTCCGTCCCTCGCAGGGGCTCGTGCCCGCCGGGCCCGATATCGATGTCTTCCATGCGCAGATGGGTGTCGAGGGGCCGATGGGCCGCGGCGTGCGCGACATCGCGCTGCTGCTCGACGAGCAGGCGGGCTACCACCCGCAGGCGCCCTTGTCGCATGCCAAGGAAGGCTCGTTCCTCGACGGCTTGAGGACAAAGGCGTCCGGCGGCCGCGTCGCCTGGCTGGGCGATCTCGGCGGCCACTTGCCGATGGAACCGGGTGTGCTCGACCTTTGCGAGGCCGCGCTTGCCCGCTTTGCCGATGCATCGTTCGCCAGCGACGCGCTGGTGCCGGATGTCGATTTCGAGGCGCTGTGGCAGGCTTTCGTCACCTTGCGCCAGGCAAGCAGCGGCTGTGCGCTGAAGGCGCATTATGACGATCCGGCAAAACGCGGGCTGCTGAAGCCCGAGGCTGTGTGGGAGGTGGAGCAGGCGATGCGACTGACAGGGCCACAGATCCACGCAGCAACCGTCCGGCGCACCTCGTGGCATCGCACGCTGCTGTCGCTGTTCGAGCGCTTCGACCTCATCGCCCTGCCGACCGCGCAGGTGTTCCCGTTCGACGTGACCACCCACTGGCCGCGCGAGGTCGCGGGGCGGACCATGGACAGCTATCACCGCTGGATGCAGGTCTCGGCCTTCGCCACGCTGGGCGGCTGCCCGGCGCTCAACGTGCCGGCCGGCTTCGACGACAAGGGCCGGCCGATGGGCCTGCAGTTGATCGGCCGCCCGCGCGGCGACCTCGCCGTGCTCAGGGCGGGCGCAGCCTATGAGGCCGTGCTGCCCTGGCCGGCGGGAGCCGCGTGACGGGCCGCCCTGCCCGGCCAGCTTGCGCCAGCCCCAATCCCGTGCATTGATCGCTCTCCGCCCAAGTCGGCGCTGTCCTGTTCGAGGGAAGATCATGTCGCTGGAACTTTACGCCACCTATGTCATCGCCTGCATCGTCATCATCCTGGTGCCGGGCCCGACCGTCACGCTGATCATCGCCAACAGCATCCGTCACGGCTCGCGCGCGGGCTTGGCCAACGTCGCCGGCACGCAGGCCGGCCTTGCCATCATGATCGCCATCGTCGGCATCGGCCTCAACACGCTGATCGCCGGCATGGGCCACTGGTTTGAATGGGTGCGGCTGCTCGGCGCCGCCTACCTGATCTGGATGGGCGTGCAGATGTTTCGCGCAAAAGGCGCGCTGAACCCCGACGGGTCCGCGAAAAAACCGCGCGGCGGCTTCTTCCTGCAGGGCTTTCTGGTGGCGATCAGCAATCCCAAGACGCTCGTCTTCTTCGGCGCCTTCTTCCCGCAGTTCATCGCGCCGCAGGGCAATTATACGCTGCAGATCGTCGTCATGGGCCTGACCGCGATGATCTTCGCCGCCATGTCGGACTCGACCTACGCCCTTGCCGCCGGCCGCGCCGGTCGCATCCTCTCGGCCAGCCGAGTCAGGCTGATGTCGCGCATCAGCGGCAGTTTTCTCGTCGGCGGCGGCCTGTGGCTGGCGTTCTCGAAGGCGAAGTAGCGCCTCACCTTCTCCCCTTGTGGGAGAAGGTGGATCGGCGCGATAGCGCCGAGACGGATGAGGGGTGTTGGAAGAAATGAGACGGCGGCAATTTCAAGCATGTCGCCAAGCTGGAGCACCCCTCATCCGACCGAGCTTCGCTCGGCCACCTTCCCCCACAAGGGGGGAAGGAAGAGGCGCTACCTAAAGCCGCCCGAGCCGCTCCACCAGCAGCGCGAAGAAGCCGTCATGGTCGATGTCGCGCATCACCAGGGCGTTCTTCTCGCGCTTGGTGACGCCCCACCAGTCGATCACCGTCATGCCCATGGTGAGCTCGGACGCGGTCTCGACGCTGACATTGCAGCGGCGGCCCTTGAACAGCTCAGGCTTGAGGAGATAGGCGATCACGCACGGATCGTGCAACGGCCCGCCATCGGTGCCGTATTTCTCCTCGTCATAGCGTTCGAAGAACTCCAGCATTTCGGCGGTCGCGGTGCCGACCTTGGTGCCGAGCTGGCGGAACGCCTGGATGCGCTTGGAGGTGGTCAGCGCCTTGTGGGTGACGTCGAGCGGCATCATCACGATCGGGATACCCGATTTGAACACCAGATCGGCGGCCTGCGGGTCGACATAGATGTTGAATTCGGCGGCGGGCGTGACGTTGCCGCCTTCGAAGAAGCCGCCACCCATCAGAACGATTTCCTTGATGCGTGGCGCGATCCTGGGCTCGCGGATCAGCGCCAGCGCGATGTTGGTGAGCGGCCCGAGCGGGCAGAGCGTGATCGTGCCGCTTTCCTCGCGCATCAGCGTCTCGACGATGAAATCGACGGCATACTGCTCCTGCAACGGCATCGTCGGCTCGGGCAGTTGCGGGCCGTTCAGGCCGGTCTTGCCATGCACTTCCTCGGCGGTGACGAGCTGGCGCGCCAGCGGACGGATGGCGCCGGCATAGACCTTGATGTCGGGCCGGCCGGCCAATTCACAGATCTTGCGGGCGTTGTTCTGGGTCAGCTTCAGCGGCACGTTGCCGGCAACGGCGGTGATGCCGACGATCTCCAGCTCGGAGCTGCCCAGCGCCAGCAATATGGCGACGGCATCGTCCTGGCCGGGATCGGTGTCGATGATGATCTTTCGGGACTGCGGCATGTCAATTCCTTTTGGGAAGTCTTTTTGGGCGGGATTTAGAGCATGGTCCCCAAGAGCGGGAACCGGTTTTCGGACGAGATCATGCTCCAACGAGGGCTGAACCGGGATGACGGTTCAACGAAACGTCATCCTGATTTAGCGGCTTGAACTTGATCGGCCGGCGGACCATATCAAGACCATCGGGAAAAATGCCATCCGGGTTTTTCCAGTTTGTGTCGCTCTTTGGAGGACAGTGTAACAATGACTCGAATGACGCCCTTCTCCAGCCCGTTGCTCCTGGGTTTCGATGCCATGGAAAAGACGCTCGAGCGTCTGGCGAAGTCGGGCGACAGCTACCCCCCCTATAACATCGAGCGCCTCGGCGCCACTGATGGTAAAGCCGAACGGCTGCGCATCACGTTGGCCGTCGCTGGTTTCGCCGAAAGTGACCTCGATGTGACCACGGAGGAAAACCAGCTGATCGTGCGCGGTCGCCAGAGCGACGACACCGAGCGCGAATTCCTCCATCGCGGCATCGCCGCGCGCCAGTTCCAGCGCTGCTTCGTGCTGGCCGACGGCATGCGGGTGATCGGCGCCGAGCTGAAGAACGGCCTGTTGTCGATCGATCTGGATCGGCCCGAGGCCGAGCGGCTGGTACGGAAAATAAACATATCGGTGAAAGACTGACCTTTGCCGATGGCTCTATGCGAGGCGGCCAATCCTGGCGTCCTCGCGCCAAGGAGGCTTGAAATGACCAGAACTGACCAAACGATCACCATGACCAGCGGCGAATTCGCCCATCTCGGCGAAGGTTCGGTCGCCTATCTCAGGAAAGTATCGAGCGACGATCTGCGCGGCCGCTTCCCCGGCCTGCAGGAAATCGCGCCCGGCTTGGAGCTGTGGGCGCTGTTTGCCGCCAACGGCCAGCCGATCCTGCTTTCCGATGCCCGTGACCGGGCGCTGGCGGGTGCGTTGGAGAACGACCTGACCCCTGTCGCGATTCACTAGACCATAATCCCCAAAAGGGACCCGGTTTTCGGGTAAGGTTACGGTCAACTAAAGTAGCGACTGCTGGCAGACCGAAAATGGAAAGGGCCGCTCCCGGCGGCCCCTCTAGGATTTCATCCCAAAAGACAGGTTTTAACCCAAGCGGCTTCAGGCCGCATGCGAAGCCTGCGTGTCCGAGAGCAGCGCGTGGATTGCCACCGCGTCGCGCGTGCCCCTGATCTTGGCCACCGTGTCGGCATCGCGCAGCACGCGCGCGATGCGCGACAGCGCCTTGAGATGGTCGGCGCCGGCGCCTTCCGGCGCCAGCAGCAGAAAGACGAGGTCGACCGGCTGGTCGTCCAGCGCCTCGAAATCCACCGGCGTTTCCAGCCGGGCGAAAACGCCGGCGATCCGCTTCACGCCGGCGAGCTTGCCGTGCGGAATGGCGATGCCGTTGCCGACGCCGGTCGAGCCCAGCCGCTCGCGCTGCAGGACGGTGTCGAACACCTCCCGTTCCGGAATCCCCGAAATCGCCGCGGCCCTCTCCGACAGCAATTGCAGAAGCTGCTTTTTGGAATTCGCCTTCAACGCCGGCATGATCGCCGAGACGCTGATGAGATCACTGAGATCCATGCTTGAAAAATCCCTTGCTCGCCTGCCGCGCCAGTCGTCGTCCCCCTCGCGCGGCTGGCTTTTATCCCTGAGCGACTTTGGTCGTCGACGGATCGATCCAGCCGATATTGCCGTCCGGCCGGCGGTAGACGATGTTGAGATGGTCGGTTCCAGCGTTGCGGAACAGGAAGACCGGGCTGTCGCTGTTGTCGAGCTCGATGACAGCCGACGCCACCGACATGGTTCGCAGCGTCATGCTTGATTCGGCGACGATGACCGGAGCGAAGTCCTCCGGAATGTCTTCCTCGTCGTCGGCAAGGGGGGCCACCACGGTGTAGGCGATGTCGGTCGGTTCTTCGCCATTGCCGTTGCCGGTGTTGCGCGACTTCAGCCGGCGCTTATAGCGGCGCAGCCGCGTTTCCAGGCGGTCGGCGGCCGCCTCGAAGGCGAGCGTCGGGTCCTGAGCGTCGCCGGTCGCCTGCAGCGAAGCGCCGGAATCGAGCCGGACCATGCAGTCGGCGGAGAAACGCGACCCCGATTTGATGACCGTGACATGTCCTGAAAAACCCCGATCGAAATATTTCTCGATCGCCTCGCCGACCCGGTCGCTGATGCGCGTGCGGAACGCATCGCCGATGTCCATGTGTTTTCCCGAGATGCGTAGATTCATCTGAAAACTGACCTTCCTTGCTCAGGCTTCAAACTGTTTCCGAGTTTATACCCGTGGTGCGCGCGCACAAGCTTCGCAGCGGCATGCGCGCCGATTTTAGACCCGAACTTTCCGGTTGATCACAAGTCGCCTTCTTGGCCGTCCGTGGCCGTGTCTGACGGACCCATTCGCAAGCGGGCATTACCGCCCCGCTCCATGCGGGCGGGCTTCTAGACACTTCATTGCGGCTTGTCAATCAAGCTTGGGGATTGCGGGAAATCAACCTGCCTGGCGCCAAGGCTTGTCGGGATTCGGGGGTGTGCCTAGCGACCGGCGTTGGCCAGCGCCCGCTTTTCCCGCCGCCGCTGCACGGAGGAGGCGATATTCATGCCCTCGCGGTATTTCGCGACGGTGCGGCGGGCGATATCGATGCCGCTTTCCTTCAGCATGTCGACGATGGCGTCGTCGGAAAGCACGTCGGCGGGCTTTTCCTCGTCGATCATCTGCTTGATGCGGTCGCGCACGGCTTCGGACGAATGCGCTTCGCCGCCTTCGGCCGAGGCGATCGATGCCGTGAAGAAATAGCGCAGCTCGAAGACGCCGCGCGGCGTCAGCATGTATTTGTTGGCGGTGACGCGGCTGACGGTCGATTCATGCATGCCGATGGCATCGGCCACCGTGCGCAGGTTGAGCGGCTTGAGGTGGCGCACGCCATGGACGAGGAAGGCATCCTGCTGCCGCACGATTTCCGACGCCACCTTGAGAATGGTCTTGGCCCGCTGATCGAGGCTGCGCGTCAGCCAGTTGGCGTTCTGCAGGCATTCGGCGAGGAAATCCTTTTCCGCCTGGTCCTTGGCGTGACTCGAGACGCGGGCGAAGTAGACATTGTCCACCAGCACGCGCGGCAGCGTGTCGGCGTTGAGCTCCACCGCCCAGCTGCCGTCATTGGCCGCGCGCACCTCGACATCGGCCACGATCGCATCGCTGGCGCCGCCCGAAAACGCCAGGCCGGGACGCGGATCGAGCGCACGGATCTCGGCCAGCATGTCGAGGAGGTCCTCCTCGTCGACGCCGCAGATGCGTTTCAGCGTCTGGAAATCCCGCCGCGCCAAAAGCTCGAGATTGGCGACCAGCGCTTTCATCGCCGGATCGAGCCGGTCGCGCCCTGCAAGTTGCAGCGAGAGGCATTCCGCAAGGTCGCGCGCGAAAAGTCCCGGCGGCTCGAAGGTCTGGCAGACGCCGAGCACGCGCGCCACCGTGGCGTCGTCCGCACCGAGCCGGGCCGCGATCTCGCCAAGGTCGGCGCGCAAATAGCCGGCTTCGTCGAGCCCGTCGGCCAACTCGCCCGCGATCAGCCGTTCGCCGGGGCTCAGCGAAGCAAGCGCGATCTGCTCGCCGACATGTTCGCGCAGCGTGACGACGGCCGCGGCCATGTCGCCGACGTCGAATCCTTCCGATGACGCCGTGCCGGCGCCACCGCCGGCGGCCGACTTCCACTGGGCCGTGAGGTCTGGCCCCAGCCTCTCATGGGTGCCGGGATCGTCGGGAAACAGGTTTTCCAGGGAGGAATCGAGCTTTTCCGAGATCGCTTCGGCACTCCACTCCGTCTCGCCCTCGAACCAGTCGCCATCGGAATCCCGCTCCGGCGCCGCCTCGCCTTTCTGGGCCTGGTCGCCCACGGCGTCGTCCTGCGGCTCGGCCCGCTCCAGAAGCGGGTTGCGCTCGATCTCCTCGTCGATGAAGCGCTCGAGCTCGACATGGGTGAGCTGCAGCAGACGGATCGACTGCATCAGCTGCGGCGTCATCACCAGCGACTGGGACTGTCTGAGCTGCAGTTTGGCTGCCAGCGCCATGGTGGGATTCAAACGCCTCGTCTACGCGTCGTACAATTGTTTTCGGTCGGGCATAGAAACTGGCCCGGCTTTTGCTTGTCAAGAAAAACGCTAGCAGCCGCGGCTTACCGGAGTGTTATCGAGCGCTAAAATAGCGAAAAACCGCCACGCGACCTTCGAAAATCGCGCCACCGCCCGAAAACCCGTGATCAGAGCGTGAAGCCCTCGCCGAGATAGAGACGCCGCACATCGGCGTTGGCGACGATCTCGTCGGCGCGGCCATGCGTCAGCACCTGGCCGGCATGGATGATATAGGCGCGGTCGATGAGGCCGAGCGTCTCGCGCACATTGTGGTCGGTGATCAAGACGCCGATGCCGCGGGCCGTGAGGTGGCGAACGAGCTGCTGGATGTCGGCGACGGCGATCGGGTCGATACCGGCGAAGGGCTCGTCGAGCAGCATATAGGCCGGCCGGGTCGCCAGCGCCCGCGCGATTTCGAGGCGGCGCCGTTCGCCGCCCGACAGCGACATCGACGGCGCCTTGCGCAGATGGCTGATGTGGAATTCCTCGAGCAGCTCGTCGAGGTTGCGTTCGCGCACCTTGCGATCCTTTTCGACCACTTCCAGCACGGCGCGAATGTTCTGCTCGACGTTCAGGCCGCGGAAGATCGAGGCTTCCTGCGGCAGATAGCCGATGCCGAGGCGGGCGCGCCGGTACATCGGCATCGACGTGACGTCGAAACCGTCGATCTCGATCGAGCCCTCATCGACCGGCACAAGGCCCGTGACCATGTAGAAGCAGGTGGTCTTGCCGGCGCCATTGGGGCCGAGCAGGCCGACGGCCTCGCCGGCGCGCACGCCGAGCGTCACCCCGCTCACCACCTTGCGGCCCTTGTAGCTCTTGGTCAGGCCCTTGGCGATCAAGGTGCCCTTGAACTTCGCCTTGTCGGTGCCGACCGTCGCCGGCGCAGCCGGCTTTGCGGCTGCCCGTCCCGGAAGACGGGCCAGCAGCGAGGACACGCCGGCCATTACTTGCCCGACGCTCCCTGCTGGGCCGCGCCCTGCTTCTGGGGCGTGAACGACATCATCACGCGGCCGCCGCAGCCGTCGACATTGGCGAGGCCGCTCTTCATCTGCACGGTGAGCTTGCAGCCCTTGAGCACATTGTCGCCCTGCGACAGCACCACTTCCTTGCCCTTGAGCACCAGCACCTGCGTCTTCATGTCGAATGTGCCGCTGTCGCCGGTGGCGATCTGGTCGTTCGATTTGACGTAGACTTTGTTCTCCACCTCCAAGTGGTCGATATTGGCGGCGCCCGTCATCGCCGACGCGCCGGCCGCGGCGCTTTTGCCGGCATTGGCATCCTTGACATAGTAGACCGTCATCTTGCCGGCCTTGAGCAGGGTCGGCCCCTGATTGACCGTGACGTTGCCGCTGAATATGGCCATGCTTTCGGCCTGGCGGACCTCAAGCTTGTCGCTTTCGATCTGGATCGGCTGGTCGCCGGACAGCTTGAGCCCGGACATCTGGCTGGTCGCGCTCGACTGCGCGAAGGAATGCGCCGTCGCCAAGAACAGCAATCCGGAAGCAGCGCCCGCAAGCCATGCCGATTTACTGCGACGCATTCTGTTCTCCACCGTTTACCCCCGCTGCCTTCAGCGCGGCTGGATCTATGTTGACGCGAACCCGGTTCTCGAAGACCACGAGCCTGCCATTGTCCTCGACCGCCATCGAATCCGCGGTGATGCGCGACCCGCCACGGCTGACATCGACCGGATTGCTCGTCTTCATAGAGCCTTTGCCCATGTCTAGGAAGATCGATTTGAACTTCGCTGCCAGGCCGTCCGTCGTCGTCACGCTGACGTCGCTGGTGAGGTCCATGGTGTTGGCGTCGCGATTGTAGATACCGTGCGCGGCATCGACCGACACGATGTTGTCGGTGGCGACGGGCAGCTTGGCGTTGATGCCTTCGAGATCGATGACGGCCTGCTGCCCGACATCCTGCGTCGCCCTGGTCGCCGTCAGCGAGTATGGCAGCTTCTGCTTGGTGAAGCCGTTGAGCTTCGGATTGGCCATCACCAGCTTGCCGTCGGAAAACGCCGTGCCGTCGGCCTGCACCGAGACAGAAATGGGCGCTTTGAGGTAGGAATAGACCGGAAAGGCGACGGCGATTGCGACCGCAAGCAGCGGCACCGCGAATTTCAGCACGCGCACGCGGCGCGAGTGCCGCTGCGCGCGGTTGAAAGCATCGCCGCGCGTGCCGCCTTCGGCCGCGGGAGCCGACGCCTGGACGGCATCGCTCGTTTCGTCAGATCGCGCCAACATGACTTTTCTAATGGACCTTTGCCCACCCAAATACCGCCTATAGGTGGTATGCCGACACCTACAAGCAAGCACAAGCGGAGGAAAACTGCAAAAATGTGACAACTGTCGCCCGCAAAATCGAGAAGAATCCGGCGAGGCGACCTGTATTTCATAGCAGATAGGGACTTGGTTGCGTTAATTTTTCGT
It contains:
- the lptC gene encoding LPS export ABC transporter periplasmic protein LptC, with product MLARSDETSDAVQASAPAAEGGTRGDAFNRAQRHSRRVRVLKFAVPLLAVAIAVAFPVYSYLKAPISVSVQADGTAFSDGKLVMANPKLNGFTKQKLPYSLTATRATQDVGQQAVIDLEGINAKLPVATDNIVSVDAAHGIYNRDANTMDLTSDVSVTTTDGLAAKFKSIFLDMGKGSMKTSNPVDVSRGGSRITADSMAVEDNGRLVVFENRVRVNIDPAALKAAGVNGGEQNASQ